A DNA window from Desulfovibrio sp. contains the following coding sequences:
- the carA gene encoding glutamine-hydrolyzing carbamoyl-phosphate synthase small subunit, with protein sequence MKALLVLEDGFTLEGKSFTGDFETGGEVIFTTGMTGYQEVLTDPSYYGQMVCMTYPLVGNYGISEADMESARVHCSAFLVKECCKQPSNWQSVMALPAFLQKFDRPGMEGLDTRALTRHLRINGAMRGMISTRELNPAALKEKVLAQPTMKGRNLVPFVAAQEPYAWFDNQPQKVALGADGAYVWRGTGLPLLVYDYGIKWNILRRLCEAGFEPLAVPPNFSAAQAKASGAKGVFLSNGPGDPATLTAEIALVRELVGSFPVTGICLGHQLIGHALGGTTDKLKFGHHGCNHPVKDLTTGRIEISSQNHGFHVVLDGVNDVEATHINLNDNTLEGLRHKTLPVMSVQYHPEAAAGPRDGQYLFGRFRQLIGEAAGA encoded by the coding sequence ATGAAAGCATTGCTGGTGCTGGAAGACGGATTCACGTTGGAAGGCAAATCCTTTACCGGAGACTTTGAAACCGGCGGTGAAGTGATTTTCACCACGGGCATGACTGGCTATCAGGAAGTGCTCACCGACCCCTCCTACTATGGGCAGATGGTCTGCATGACCTATCCGCTGGTGGGCAACTACGGCATTTCCGAGGCTGATATGGAATCGGCCCGCGTGCATTGCAGCGCCTTTCTGGTAAAGGAATGCTGCAAGCAGCCCTCCAACTGGCAGTCTGTCATGGCATTGCCCGCCTTTTTGCAGAAGTTCGATAGGCCTGGCATGGAAGGGCTGGATACCCGCGCCCTGACGCGCCACCTGCGCATCAACGGGGCCATGCGCGGCATGATTTCCACCAGGGAGCTGAACCCCGCTGCCCTCAAGGAAAAAGTGCTTGCCCAGCCCACCATGAAGGGCCGTAACCTTGTGCCCTTTGTGGCAGCGCAGGAACCCTACGCATGGTTTGACAACCAGCCGCAAAAGGTCGCCCTTGGCGCGGACGGCGCCTACGTATGGCGCGGCACGGGCCTGCCCCTGTTGGTGTATGATTATGGCATCAAGTGGAACATTCTGCGCCGCCTGTGCGAGGCCGGTTTTGAGCCTCTGGCGGTGCCGCCGAACTTCAGCGCTGCGCAGGCCAAGGCCAGCGGGGCAAAGGGCGTGTTCCTTTCCAACGGCCCCGGCGACCCGGCCACCCTGACTGCGGAAATTGCACTGGTGCGCGAACTCGTGGGTTCGTTCCCTGTCACGGGCATCTGCCTTGGGCATCAGCTTATTGGTCACGCCCTTGGCGGTACCACCGACAAGCTCAAGTTCGGCCACCACGGCTGCAACCACCCGGTCAAGGATCTGACCACAGGACGCATCGAGATCTCGTCGCAGAACCACGGTTTCCATGTGGTGCTGGACGGCGTGAACGATGTGGAAGCCACCCATATCAACCTGAACGACAACACGCTTGAAGGCCTGCGTCACAAGACCCTGCCAGTCATGAGTGTGCAGTACCACCCCGAGGCGGCGGCTGGCCCCCGCGACGGGCAGTACCTTTTTGGCCGCTTCCGTCAGCTTATAGGCGAGGCCGCAGGAGCGTAG
- the carB gene encoding carbamoyl-phosphate synthase large subunit, with the protein MPKRSDLHKILVIGAGPIIIGQGCEFDYSGSQAVKALKEEGYEVVLVNSNPATIMTDPHMADATYVEPIEQETLAAIIRKERPDALLPTLGGQTALNAALGLAKSGVLAECGVELIGARADVIEKAESRELFREAMEKIGLKMPASGIARTIEEARQLGNVLPFPLIIRPAFTLGGTGGGVAYNMEDLEAIAASGLSASPTSEVMIEQSVLGWKEIEMEVMRDAKDNCVIICAIENFDPMGVHTGDSITVAPVQTLSDAEYQNLRDASIAIMREIGVETGGSNVQFGLNPANGEIVVIEMNPRVSRSSALASKATGFPIAKIAAKLAVGYTLDELRNDITRETVASFEPAIDYCVVKIPRFTFEKFPGAKDELTTAMKSVGEAMSIGRTFKEALQKGLRSMEIGATGLGYSFRSELPDRETILESLHRPNSKRIFSLRQAIVAGISEEEIFAVSAIDPWFIRQVRDIVEMEKRISNFGLANDMTTANAALADMLREAKEYGFSDRQLAEMWKMPEADIRRMRKEMHVEPTYYLVDTCAAEFEAYTPYFYSTYERGEEIKVEDRRKVLILGGGPNRIGQGIEFDYCCCHASFALRDAGVMAIMANSNPETVSTDYDTSDRLYFEPLTFEDVMNIVEKEKPEGVIVQFGGQTPLNLAVPLMRAGVPILGTSPDAIDRAEDRERFQALIEKLALLQPPNGTAMSLEDALEVAERITYPVVVRPSYVLGGRAMAVVYDAAELKDYFHVQVPQKPEHPILIDKFLEHAVEVDVDALSDGKEVYVAGIMEHIEEAGIHSGDSACVLPSYSLSYDHVARIAVQAEALARELKVVGLMNIQFAIKGDDIYILEVNPRASRTAPFVSKATGVPLPYLATQVMLGKTLEELDPWSMRKGGFTCVKEAVLPFQRFPGVDVILGPEMHSTGEVMGMGSNFGEAFLKSQLGAGQVLPQGGKLFLSVNDRDKPYLPEVADMFAKLGFHLLATRGTAAVLREHGLEVEEVLKVYEGRPNIVDLLINHEVALVINTASGKHTARDSKAIRHAALTYKVPYCTTIAAARATATAIGSRRAETHVESLQEYYAREARG; encoded by the coding sequence ATGCCCAAGCGTTCGGATTTACACAAAATTCTTGTCATCGGCGCGGGCCCCATCATCATCGGCCAGGGCTGCGAGTTTGACTACTCCGGTTCCCAGGCCGTGAAGGCCCTCAAGGAAGAAGGGTACGAGGTGGTGCTGGTCAATTCCAATCCGGCTACCATCATGACCGATCCGCATATGGCTGACGCCACCTATGTGGAACCCATCGAGCAGGAGACCCTTGCCGCAATCATCCGAAAAGAACGCCCCGATGCGCTCTTGCCTACGCTTGGCGGTCAGACGGCTTTGAACGCCGCTCTTGGGCTTGCCAAGAGCGGCGTTTTGGCGGAATGCGGCGTTGAGCTCATCGGCGCGCGCGCCGACGTGATTGAAAAGGCTGAAAGCCGCGAGCTTTTCCGCGAAGCCATGGAAAAGATCGGCCTTAAAATGCCCGCCAGCGGCATTGCCCGCACCATTGAAGAAGCACGCCAGCTCGGCAACGTGCTGCCCTTCCCGCTGATCATCCGCCCGGCCTTTACGCTTGGCGGCACCGGCGGCGGCGTGGCCTACAACATGGAAGACCTGGAAGCCATTGCCGCCAGCGGCCTTTCGGCCAGCCCCACCTCTGAAGTCATGATCGAGCAGAGCGTGCTTGGCTGGAAAGAAATCGAAATGGAAGTGATGCGTGACGCCAAGGACAACTGCGTCATCATCTGCGCCATTGAAAACTTTGATCCCATGGGTGTGCACACGGGCGACTCCATTACCGTGGCCCCGGTGCAGACCCTCTCCGACGCCGAATACCAGAACCTGCGCGATGCCTCCATTGCCATCATGCGCGAAATCGGCGTGGAAACGGGCGGCAGTAACGTGCAGTTCGGCCTCAATCCGGCCAACGGCGAGATTGTGGTTATCGAAATGAACCCCCGCGTGTCGCGTTCGTCCGCGCTGGCCTCCAAGGCCACGGGCTTCCCCATCGCCAAAATCGCCGCCAAGCTGGCCGTGGGCTACACCCTTGACGAGCTGCGCAACGATATCACCCGAGAGACCGTAGCGAGCTTTGAGCCCGCCATCGACTACTGCGTGGTGAAAATCCCGCGCTTCACCTTTGAAAAATTCCCCGGCGCCAAGGACGAGCTCACCACCGCCATGAAGAGCGTGGGCGAGGCCATGAGCATTGGCCGCACCTTCAAGGAAGCCTTGCAGAAGGGCCTGCGCTCCATGGAAATCGGCGCAACGGGCCTGGGCTACAGCTTCCGCTCCGAGCTGCCCGACCGCGAAACCATTCTGGAATCCTTGCACCGCCCCAACTCCAAGCGTATTTTTTCGCTGCGGCAGGCCATTGTGGCAGGCATCAGCGAAGAAGAAATCTTTGCGGTCTCCGCCATTGATCCCTGGTTTATCCGCCAGGTGCGCGACATTGTGGAGATGGAAAAGCGCATCAGCAATTTTGGCCTTGCCAACGACATGACCACGGCCAACGCCGCTCTTGCCGACATGCTGCGCGAAGCCAAGGAATACGGCTTCTCCGACCGCCAGCTGGCGGAAATGTGGAAGATGCCCGAGGCCGACATCCGCCGCATGCGCAAGGAAATGCACGTGGAACCCACCTACTATCTGGTGGATACCTGCGCTGCGGAATTTGAGGCCTACACCCCCTATTTCTACTCCACCTACGAACGTGGCGAAGAAATCAAGGTGGAAGACCGCCGCAAGGTGCTCATTCTTGGCGGCGGCCCCAACCGTATCGGTCAGGGCATCGAGTTTGACTACTGCTGCTGCCACGCCTCCTTCGCCCTGCGCGATGCGGGCGTGATGGCCATCATGGCGAACTCCAACCCCGAAACCGTTTCCACAGACTACGACACCTCGGACAGGCTCTATTTTGAGCCGCTGACCTTTGAGGACGTGATGAACATTGTGGAAAAGGAAAAGCCCGAGGGCGTCATCGTGCAGTTCGGCGGTCAGACCCCGCTGAACCTTGCCGTGCCACTCATGCGCGCTGGCGTGCCCATTCTTGGCACCAGCCCGGACGCCATTGACCGCGCCGAAGACCGCGAACGCTTCCAGGCGCTCATTGAAAAGCTTGCGCTGCTCCAGCCGCCGAACGGTACGGCCATGAGCCTTGAAGACGCGCTTGAAGTGGCCGAACGCATCACCTACCCCGTGGTTGTGAGGCCCAGCTACGTGCTCGGCGGCCGCGCCATGGCCGTGGTGTACGATGCCGCCGAACTGAAAGATTACTTCCATGTCCAGGTGCCGCAAAAGCCGGAACACCCCATCCTCATCGACAAGTTCCTTGAACATGCGGTGGAAGTGGACGTGGACGCCCTTTCGGACGGCAAGGAAGTGTACGTGGCGGGCATCATGGAACACATTGAGGAAGCCGGCATCCACTCCGGCGACTCGGCCTGCGTGCTGCCCTCGTACTCGCTTTCTTACGACCACGTGGCCCGCATTGCGGTGCAGGCCGAGGCCCTTGCCCGCGAACTCAAGGTCGTGGGCCTGATGAACATCCAGTTTGCCATCAAGGGCGATGATATCTATATACTGGAAGTAAACCCGCGCGCCTCGCGCACCGCGCCCTTTGTGTCCAAGGCCACGGGCGTTCCCCTGCCGTACCTGGCAACCCAGGTCATGCTGGGCAAAACGCTTGAGGAACTGGACCCCTGGAGCATGCGCAAGGGCGGATTCACCTGCGTCAAGGAAGCTGTGCTGCCTTTCCAGCGCTTCCCCGGCGTGGACGTGATTCTCGGACCCGAAATGCACTCCACCGGCGAAGTCATGGGCATGGGCTCCAACTTCGGCGAGGCCTTCCTCAAGAGCCAGCTGGGCGCTGGGCAGGTTCTGCCGCAGGGGGGCAAGCTCTTCCTGTCGGTCAACGACCGCGACAAGCCCTATCTGCCCGAAGTGGCGGATATGTTTGCCAAGCTTGGTTTCCACCTGCTGGCTACGCGCGGTACGGCTGCCGTGCTGCGTGAGCACGGGCTTGAAGTGGAAGAAGTGCTCAAGGTTTACGAAGGGCGGCCAAACATTGTGGACCTGCTCATCAATCATGAGGTGGCTCTGGTCATCAACACGGCTTCGGGCAAGCATACGGCCAGGGATTCCAAGGCCATTCGCCACGCGGCCCTGACATACAAGGTTCCTTACTGCACCACCATCGCCGCAGCGCGCGCCACGGCCACGGCCATCGGTTCGCGGCGGGCAGAGACCCATGTGGAAAGTTTGCAGGAATACTACGCGCGGGAAGCGCGGGGGTAA
- a CDS encoding argininosuccinate synthase, producing the protein MQNVKKVVLAYSGGLDTSVILKWLIETYKCEVIAVTADLGQPEDLTGVEEKALKTGASKAYVLDLREEMAKDFVFPMMRGAARYENRYLLGTSIARPLIAKALVDIARKEGADAVAHGATGKGNDQVRFEFAVSALAPDLKVIAPWREWDLMSRTALTAFAAKHGIHISSEAKRYSMDANMMHTSFEGSELENPGSAPDASCHQRCVPVEEAPDTPEIISVDFEQGNPVAVNGQRLSPAAIIKTLSEMAGRNGIGRDDMVENRFVGMKCRGVYENPAGTLLFALHRDLEGICMDRELLGIRDMLAVRYSQCVYNGFWYSPERETMQAFMDKSQECVTGTVRAKLYKGGVWPLARTSPNSLFSEDLATFEGGNYDHKDAAGFIRLNSLRLRLHAAVQSKLGK; encoded by the coding sequence ATGCAGAATGTAAAAAAAGTCGTCCTCGCCTATTCGGGCGGGCTTGATACTTCCGTTATCCTTAAATGGCTCATTGAGACCTACAAGTGTGAAGTCATTGCCGTTACCGCAGATCTGGGCCAGCCCGAAGACCTCACGGGCGTGGAAGAAAAAGCGCTCAAGACCGGCGCTTCCAAGGCCTATGTGCTTGATCTGCGCGAAGAAATGGCCAAGGACTTTGTATTCCCCATGATGCGCGGCGCTGCCCGCTACGAAAACCGCTATCTGCTGGGCACCTCCATCGCCCGTCCGCTCATCGCCAAGGCCCTTGTGGACATCGCCCGCAAGGAAGGCGCTGACGCCGTGGCCCACGGCGCTACCGGCAAGGGCAACGATCAGGTGCGTTTTGAATTTGCCGTCAGCGCCCTTGCGCCCGACCTCAAGGTCATCGCCCCCTGGCGCGAATGGGATCTCATGTCGCGCACGGCCCTCACGGCCTTTGCCGCAAAGCATGGCATCCATATCTCCAGCGAAGCCAAGCGCTACAGCATGGATGCCAACATGATGCACACGAGCTTTGAAGGCAGCGAGCTGGAAAATCCCGGCAGCGCTCCCGACGCCTCGTGCCATCAGCGCTGCGTGCCCGTGGAAGAAGCGCCCGACACCCCCGAGATCATCAGCGTGGATTTCGAGCAGGGCAACCCTGTGGCCGTCAACGGCCAGCGCCTCTCCCCCGCCGCCATCATCAAGACCCTCAGCGAAATGGCCGGGCGTAACGGCATTGGCCGCGACGACATGGTCGAAAACCGCTTTGTGGGCATGAAGTGCCGCGGCGTGTACGAAAACCCCGCCGGTACCCTGCTGTTTGCCCTGCACCGCGACCTTGAAGGCATCTGCATGGATCGCGAGCTGCTCGGCATCCGCGACATGCTGGCCGTGCGCTACTCCCAGTGCGTGTACAACGGCTTCTGGTATTCGCCCGAACGCGAAACCATGCAGGCTTTTATGGACAAGTCGCAGGAGTGCGTTACCGGCACGGTGCGCGCCAAGCTCTACAAGGGCGGCGTGTGGCCCCTGGCCCGCACCTCCCCCAATTCGCTCTTCTCCGAAGATCTGGCCACCTTTGAAGGCGGCAACTACGATCACAAGGATGCCGCTGGCTTTATCCGCCTCAACAGCCTGCGCCTGCGCCTGCACGCCGCTGTGCAGAGCAAGCTCGGCAAGTAG
- the argH gene encoding argininosuccinate lyase gives MKTNQSWGGRFAEGPKEAVAQYTDSQSYDRALYAQDIRASQAHARMLGRQGVISQNEARTLVNGLDRVREEIEAGNFVWKPELEDVHMNIEARLTELVGDVGKKLHTGRSRNDQVGLTFRLFVADRLETWRQRAALLCSVLADKAAEHKTDILPGCTHLQPAQPVSLAHHLLAYAWMFRRDAMRLEDTLERVRISPLGAAALAGTTYPLDPQSVADEVGFAEIYGNSMDAVSDRDFVLEALFDGSTIMMHLSRLCEEIILWANPAFGFVRLSDGYSTGSSIMPQKKNPDVAELMRGKTGRVYGALTGLLTVMKGLPLAYNRDMQEDKEGFLDADRTVEASLRLMAGMLEELTFRTDRMREACKAGFLNATELADYLVGKGIPFREAHHITGQAVAIAEKAGKGLEDLTLGELQSLEPRIDDSVFAILEYAAAVSRRETPGGTGPRSVETQLEQIHQWLGQNLGEEN, from the coding sequence ATGAAGACCAACCAGAGCTGGGGCGGCCGCTTTGCCGAAGGCCCCAAGGAAGCCGTGGCCCAGTATACGGATTCGCAATCCTACGACAGGGCGCTCTACGCACAGGATATCCGCGCGTCACAGGCGCATGCCCGCATGCTGGGCCGTCAGGGCGTCATCAGCCAGAACGAGGCGCGGACTTTGGTCAACGGTCTGGACCGTGTGCGCGAAGAAATCGAAGCTGGCAATTTTGTGTGGAAGCCCGAGCTGGAAGACGTGCACATGAATATTGAAGCGCGCCTCACCGAACTTGTGGGCGATGTGGGCAAAAAACTGCACACGGGCCGCAGCCGCAACGATCAGGTGGGCCTGACCTTCCGCCTCTTTGTGGCCGACCGCCTCGAAACCTGGCGTCAGCGCGCGGCCCTGCTGTGCTCCGTGCTGGCAGACAAGGCCGCTGAACACAAGACGGATATCCTGCCAGGCTGCACCCATCTGCAACCGGCCCAGCCCGTAAGCCTTGCCCACCACCTGCTGGCCTATGCCTGGATGTTCCGCCGCGACGCCATGCGACTTGAAGACACCCTTGAGCGCGTGCGCATTTCGCCCTTGGGCGCAGCGGCCCTGGCCGGAACCACCTACCCGCTTGACCCGCAGAGCGTGGCGGACGAAGTGGGTTTTGCAGAAATTTACGGCAACTCCATGGACGCCGTTTCTGACCGCGATTTTGTGCTTGAAGCCCTTTTTGACGGCTCGACCATCATGATGCACCTCTCGCGCCTGTGCGAAGAAATCATCCTCTGGGCCAACCCCGCCTTTGGCTTTGTGCGCCTTTCTGACGGCTATTCCACTGGCTCGTCCATCATGCCGCAAAAGAAAAACCCAGACGTTGCCGAACTCATGCGCGGCAAGACCGGGCGCGTCTACGGCGCGCTGACGGGCCTGCTCACGGTCATGAAGGGTCTGCCCCTAGCCTACAACCGCGACATGCAGGAAGACAAGGAAGGTTTCCTTGATGCCGACCGCACCGTTGAAGCTTCGCTGCGCCTCATGGCGGGCATGCTGGAAGAACTGACCTTCCGCACTGACCGCATGCGCGAGGCCTGCAAGGCTGGCTTCCTCAACGCCACGGAACTGGCGGACTACCTTGTGGGCAAGGGTATTCCCTTCCGCGAGGCGCACCACATCACGGGTCAGGCCGTGGCCATAGCCGAAAAGGCTGGCAAAGGCCTTGAAGACCTCACTCTTGGCGAACTCCAGAGCCTTGAACCACGCATTGACGACTCGGTTTTTGCCATTCTGGAATATGCCGCAGCCGTGAGCCGCCGCGAAACCCCCGGCGGTACCGGGCCCCGCTCTGTGGAAACACAGCTTGAACAGATCCACCAGTGGCTTGGGCAGAATCTGGGCGAGGAAAACTGA
- the fusA gene encoding elongation factor G, with the protein MPSIKHIRNIGIIAHIDAGKTTLSERMLFYSRKIHRMGEVHNGSATMDYMPEEQERGITIMSACTTCQWGENTINLIDTPGHVDFTIEVERALRVLDGAVGVFCAVGGVEPQSETVWRQSEDFNVPKIAFINKIDRLGADFEAVLEAMRQRLQTNAVAVTIPLGQGEDFRAVLDLVNEQSLTFDPADQGQTVHRAPFTEEEAALAAPWREILLEKLGEADDAFVEPYLEGTFTLADINAALRRATLARTLTPVFCGSALRNMGVQPVLDAVCALLPSPADVPAPVGHDADGREIIVEATPDAPAAALVFKVLMENGRKLAFVRMYAGRIREGESLRNTASGKDDRLGRIYRPHADRREQVESAEAGEIVVVVGLRGHTGETYTARERQLALESIDAYAPVITLALEPRNADEGKILDEALARYTEEDPTLLARLDDDTGSRMVSGMGELHLDVLLERMQREYGISPRAGNPQVVLRETVRKEAEAAAVFDREMGKERHQGSAALRVAPRARGTGNVVEVGDFLPQDAAEARKILPRVYLDAALEGVRDALQCGDLTGYPIEDVAVTLTAVDRQEGLTTVPGCRMAAGQALREALAAATPVVLEPVMRVEITVPEDFLGASITLFTTCGGKVEDMEDHGGRKTLRGTAPLRRLFGFSTSLRSATQGRAGLVMTFDRFDLP; encoded by the coding sequence ATGCCCAGCATCAAGCATATCCGCAACATAGGCATTATTGCCCATATCGACGCGGGCAAAACCACGCTTTCCGAGCGCATGCTGTTCTACAGCCGCAAAATCCACCGCATGGGCGAGGTGCACAACGGCTCTGCCACCATGGACTACATGCCGGAGGAGCAGGAGCGCGGCATCACCATCATGTCGGCCTGCACCACCTGCCAGTGGGGCGAAAATACCATCAACCTCATCGACACGCCCGGCCATGTAGACTTTACCATTGAGGTGGAGCGCGCCCTGCGCGTGCTGGACGGGGCCGTGGGCGTGTTCTGCGCCGTGGGTGGGGTTGAGCCGCAGTCGGAAACCGTGTGGCGGCAGTCGGAAGATTTCAACGTTCCCAAGATCGCCTTCATCAACAAGATAGACCGCCTGGGCGCAGATTTTGAGGCAGTGCTCGAGGCCATGCGCCAGCGCCTGCAAACCAACGCCGTTGCCGTGACCATTCCCCTTGGGCAGGGAGAAGATTTCCGCGCCGTGCTTGACCTTGTGAACGAACAAAGCCTGACCTTTGACCCGGCGGATCAGGGCCAGACCGTACACCGCGCGCCCTTTACGGAAGAAGAAGCTGCCCTCGCCGCCCCCTGGCGCGAAATTCTGCTGGAAAAGCTTGGCGAGGCGGACGATGCCTTTGTGGAACCCTATCTGGAAGGCACCTTCACCCTGGCCGACATCAACGCCGCCCTGCGGCGCGCCACGCTGGCCCGCACACTCACGCCTGTTTTCTGCGGCTCAGCCCTGCGCAACATGGGTGTGCAGCCCGTGCTTGATGCCGTGTGCGCCCTGCTGCCCTCGCCCGCCGATGTCCCGGCCCCGGTGGGGCATGATGCCGATGGTCGGGAAATCATTGTGGAAGCAACGCCCGATGCCCCCGCTGCGGCGCTGGTTTTTAAAGTGCTCATGGAAAACGGCCGCAAGCTGGCCTTTGTACGCATGTACGCGGGCCGCATCCGCGAGGGCGAAAGCCTGCGCAATACCGCCAGCGGCAAGGATGACCGCCTGGGCCGCATCTACCGCCCCCATGCCGACAGGCGGGAACAGGTGGAAAGCGCCGAAGCGGGCGAAATCGTGGTCGTGGTGGGCCTGCGCGGGCATACGGGCGAAACCTATACTGCCCGCGAGCGGCAGCTTGCGCTGGAAAGCATAGATGCCTACGCTCCCGTCATCACCCTTGCGCTGGAACCCCGCAATGCGGACGAAGGCAAGATTCTGGACGAAGCCCTGGCACGCTATACGGAAGAAGACCCCACCCTGCTGGCGCGGCTGGATGATGACACAGGTTCCCGCATGGTTTCCGGCATGGGCGAGCTGCATCTGGACGTTCTGCTTGAGCGCATGCAGCGCGAATACGGCATAAGCCCCCGCGCGGGCAATCCGCAGGTTGTGCTGCGCGAAACCGTGCGCAAGGAGGCCGAGGCAGCCGCTGTCTTTGACCGTGAAATGGGCAAGGAGCGCCATCAGGGTTCTGCGGCCCTGCGTGTTGCGCCGCGCGCCCGAGGCACTGGCAATGTAGTTGAAGTGGGCGACTTTTTGCCGCAGGATGCCGCCGAAGCCCGCAAAATTCTGCCCAGGGTCTATCTGGACGCCGCCCTTGAAGGCGTGCGCGATGCCCTGCAATGCGGCGACCTGACAGGCTACCCCATTGAAGACGTAGCCGTGACCCTCACGGCGGTAGACAGGCAGGAAGGCCTGACAACGGTTCCCGGCTGCCGCATGGCCGCCGGACAAGCCCTGCGCGAGGCGCTGGCCGCGGCAACGCCTGTGGTTCTGGAGCCTGTGATGCGCGTGGAAATTACCGTGCCGGAAGACTTCCTTGGCGCGTCCATCACCTTGTTCACCACCTGCGGCGGCAAGGTTGAGGATATGGAAGACCACGGCGGGCGCAAAACATTGCGCGGCACCGCCCCCCTGCGCCGCCTGTTCGGCTTTTCCACCTCCCTGCGCTCGGCCACACAAGGCCGCGCCGGGCTGGTAATGACCTTTGACCGCTTTGATCTGCCCTGA
- the rsmA gene encoding 16S rRNA (adenine(1518)-N(6)/adenine(1519)-N(6))-dimethyltransferase RsmA, producing MQHQESTHGQPRAKKSLGQHFLKREDICRRIAMLLLPKPEDMVLEIGPGPGALTRAIEEQPHARLLLLEKDRHWAAERQRLAEARTQAVLTDALRFDWRRITPEKPWKIIGNLPYNVASPLIWDIVSRATGWQRAAFMVQKEVGQRLAAQPNTSHYGALSVWVQSYARPRMEFIVGPGAFSPPPKVDSAVLSFDPLPPERRPAHPEVLARLLRVCFQQRRKQLGGVFRRSGQPGLEAALEKTGIDPSLRPEALANKDFQALAAFWAEQLDNNA from the coding sequence ATGCAGCACCAAGAATCCACACACGGCCAGCCCCGCGCAAAAAAAAGCCTCGGCCAGCACTTTTTGAAGCGCGAGGACATCTGCCGCCGCATTGCCATGCTGCTGCTGCCCAAGCCCGAAGACATGGTGCTTGAGATCGGCCCCGGCCCTGGCGCGCTCACCCGCGCCATCGAGGAGCAGCCCCACGCCCGCCTTTTGCTGCTTGAAAAAGACCGCCACTGGGCGGCTGAGCGCCAGCGCCTTGCCGAGGCCCGCACCCAGGCGGTGCTGACCGATGCCCTGCGTTTTGACTGGCGGCGCATCACGCCTGAAAAACCGTGGAAGATCATAGGCAACCTGCCCTACAATGTGGCCTCGCCCCTCATATGGGACATTGTTTCCCGCGCAACGGGCTGGCAACGCGCTGCCTTTATGGTGCAAAAAGAGGTGGGCCAGCGGCTGGCTGCCCAGCCCAACACCAGTCACTATGGCGCGCTTTCTGTCTGGGTGCAGAGCTACGCCCGCCCGCGCATGGAATTTATTGTGGGGCCGGGGGCCTTCAGCCCGCCGCCCAAGGTGGATTCTGCCGTGCTTTCTTTTGATCCGCTCCCGCCGGAGCGCAGGCCAGCTCACCCCGAAGTGCTGGCGCGACTCTTGCGCGTGTGCTTTCAGCAGCGCCGCAAACAGCTTGGCGGCGTTTTCAGGCGCAGCGGCCAGCCCGGGCTTGAGGCCGCGCTGGAAAAGACAGGCATCGACCCAAGCCTGCGGCCTGAAGCCCTCGCCAACAAAGATTTTCAGGCTCTTGCCGCTTTTTGGGCCGAGCAGCTTGACAATAATGCATAA
- a CDS encoding HU family DNA-binding protein yields the protein MTKADLVEKIAAKANLTKAAAERALNAFLASVEDALVKESKLTLTGFGTFAVETRKARQGRNPRTGDTLTIPACKILKFRPGKMLKDSLN from the coding sequence ATGACTAAAGCTGATCTGGTTGAAAAAATCGCCGCCAAGGCAAACCTGACCAAGGCTGCCGCCGAGCGTGCCCTCAATGCTTTTCTTGCTTCTGTGGAAGACGCTCTTGTAAAAGAGTCCAAACTGACCCTTACGGGTTTTGGCACCTTTGCGGTAGAAACCCGCAAAGCTCGTCAGGGGCGCAACCCGCGCACCGGCGATACGCTGACCATTCCCGCCTGCAAAATTCTCAAATTCCGTCCCGGCAAAATGCTCAAGGACTCCCTGAATTAA
- the rpsU gene encoding 30S ribosomal protein S21, with product MPGVFLNDDDYNFDIALRRFKKQVEKAGVLSEMKKRQHYEKPSVMRKKKKAAARKRLMKKIRKMNMA from the coding sequence TTGCCCGGAGTTTTTCTTAACGACGACGACTATAACTTCGACATCGCACTGCGCCGCTTTAAGAAGCAGGTAGAAAAGGCGGGCGTTCTTTCTGAAATGAAGAAGCGCCAGCACTACGAAAAGCCCAGCGTTATGCGTAAAAAGAAGAAGGCCGCCGCCCGGAAGCGGCTGATGAAAAAGATCAGGAAGATGAACATGGCCTAG